In Helianthus annuus cultivar XRQ/B chromosome 9, HanXRQr2.0-SUNRISE, whole genome shotgun sequence, the following are encoded in one genomic region:
- the LOC110874090 gene encoding uncharacterized protein LOC110874090, translating to MELFKKAKTIRLRSIKDKYMIADDDEQTVSQDRDGSIEKAEWEVFPTGEKYIRFKSCYGKYLMASNTPFLQGVKGKRVIQTELKPDLDGSVNWEPLRDGFQVRLKTHTGTFLRPIGGLPPWRNNITHDNPHRPKTKEKILWDIEIVEHLPSYRKTNSDSQLYSMLDPK from the coding sequence ATGGAACTATTTAAAAAAGCGAAAACCATCCGTCTTCGAAGCATAAAAGACAAATATATGATCGCGGATGATGACGAGCAAACGGTTTCTCAAGATCGTGATGGGTCAATAGAAAAAGCCGAATGGGAGGTCTTCCCAACCGGAGAAAAATACATACGTTTTAAAAGTTGTTATGGAAAATACCTAATGGCGTCAAACACCCCATTTCTTCAAGGGGTGAAGGGTAAAAGAGTCATTCAAACTGAATTGAAGCCGGATTTGGATGGAAGtgtgaattgggagccattacgGGACGGTTTTCAGGTTCGACTTAAAACGCACACGGGTACTTTTTTACGCCCAATTGGCGGGTTGCCTCCTTGGAGGAATAATATCACGCATGACAATCCGCATAGACCAAAGACAAAAGAAAAGATTTTGTGGGATATTGAAATTGTAGAACATCTCCCGTCTTATCGAAAAACAAACTCGGATTCACAACTTTATAGTATGCTAGATCCTAAATGA